The genomic stretch TAGCTCGTCTTCAAATTTTTGCAGAATCGTTTGGTGTGCTAGGAGTGTGGagaatatcacaaaaatttgatttgctttTTAATTGAGGATCTGAGCTTTGATGATTGTATGGTACGTAGTTTCAACGCAGTAACAGAATCCTTAGGTAACGTATACGGAATGAAACGCATTCGTTTTTCTTTGCAatctttattgaaaatgtatacTTCATACCATTAATGTCGCTTCCGCCTGTCAGACTGACGATCCTTATCTCTACCTCGATCTCTGTCGTAGTCTCTATCGTAGTCCCTATCGTAATCCCTTCGTCGATCGCTGTCACGCTGCTGGTCGTGTCGAAACTTTCTCTCCTTCTCTCGTGCCATTCGCTCGCGTTCCCGCTCTTTGCGATCTCTGTCTATTTCCGATTTTCTTGCATTGTTCGCTCGTTCGACTTCCTTAGCGCGTTCTCGATCCCTGTCGACCTTCTTTTGTTCGTGACGTCTGTCGCGTTCTCTGTCATTTGATCGGGAACGCTCTCGTTCTTCCTTTTTCGGCTTTTTCTTCGGCGATTCACTGACCTTATCAACAATTTCCTCATCGCTAGGCATATCCTCGTCTAAATCGTCGTCCAATGCTGACACCTTCGGTTCCAGCTCATTGTTCTCCTCCAATATCATACGTTTTTGAATTCGCGGTAAAATAATGTCGCACACCCGATCATTCCTCAACAGTTCATCGATGTATTCATCCATGTGcataatttcgaattgaccggAACGATTTTGGTTTCGCAGCTTGCGATTGTCATTGTACAGCGGTTCCAGATATTTGTAACAGTCCAATGATGTACCCGTCAAGCGTAAGTAGAATGCACCCAACGCACGAACGTATTTGAACTCTTCGTTTTTGATGAACTCGATCACAATATCCTTCTCCGGTTGAATTTGCAGCATTTTAAGTGTAAGGCAGAGGAATGGAGTTGGACGAATATTTCCACCGAATACACCACCAACGTATCGAATTTCCATTGCTTTATCTACGAGCAATTCAGCTGTTAATGCAAAACATTGTTCCTTCCAGAACTTCGAGTCGTAAATGCGCGAACGAATAATTTTCTCGATCAGATACTGTGGATTGGTACCGTGCACATTTCGTGCATCTTTCACCGTTCGATTTGCCATGGTTTTGGCTTTAAATAAACTCTTTTGTATTTACCGAGCTTCCTTCCtcttcaaaacatttttgtgaaacgTTTGTGGCTTTGACATTGACAGATTTATGATAAATGTTTTGTGGAACGTGTGTTTGGTCGTTTTGGTTGTAGATGTTGTAGATTGAATCCATCGATTAATTGAATTGTAGATGGAGCTGGAAGCACTAGTGTTAGTTTAAGAAactcaaaaatattcattctTTCAGAGCACTGTGCTAAGATTCCGAGGA from Bradysia coprophila strain Holo2 unplaced genomic scaffold, BU_Bcop_v1 contig_138, whole genome shotgun sequence encodes the following:
- the LOC119073587 gene encoding pre-mRNA-splicing factor 38, with translation MANRTVKDARNVHGTNPQYLIEKIIRSRIYDSKFWKEQCFALTAELLVDKAMEIRYVGGVFGGNIRPTPFLCLTLKMLQIQPEKDIVIEFIKNEEFKYVRALGAFYLRLTGTSLDCYKYLEPLYNDNRKLRNQNRSGQFEIMHMDEYIDELLRNDRVCDIILPRIQKRMILEENNELEPKVSALDDDLDEDMPSDEEIVDKVSESPKKKPKKEERERSRSNDRERDRRHEQKKVDRDRERAKEVERANNARKSEIDRDRKERERERMAREKERKFRHDQQRDSDRRRDYDRDYDRDYDRDRGRDKDRQSDRRKRH